The following coding sequences lie in one Melospiza melodia melodia isolate bMelMel2 chromosome 10, bMelMel2.pri, whole genome shotgun sequence genomic window:
- the LOC134422346 gene encoding histone H1-like — translation MKASTMLDTALTAPHARAAPGKPKMAASGSKAHKAAGPSVTKLLTRAVSAPKERKELSLATLRKALPAGGRGEEKNKSHIKLGPKSLTSNGTRVQTKGIGASGSFKLNKKPGETKEKATKEKTAAKRKKPAAKKPAGPAKKPKKVVIVKKRTKKAKKPAATEAKKAAKSLKGGTQAGHAKEVVKSPAKVKVVKAKAAKPKAVKPKVAKAKKTVPKKK, via the coding sequence ATGAAGGCCAGCACCATGCTGGACACGGCGCTCACTGCCCCCCACGCCAGGGCCGCCCCCGGGAAGCCGAAGATGGCGGCGAGCGGCTCCAAGGCCCACAAGGCCGCAGGGCCCAGCGTCACCAAGCTGCTCACCAGGGCCGTGTCTGCCCCCAAGGAGCGCAAGGAGCTCTCCCTGGCCACGCTCAGGAAGGCACTGCCTGCTGGTGGCCGTGGTGAGGAGAAGAACAAGAGCCACATCAAGCTGGGGCCCAAGAGCCTCACCAGCAATGGCACCCGGGTGCAGACCAAGGGCATCGGCGCCTCTGGCTCTTTCAAGCTAAACAAGAAGCCGGGTgagacaaaagaaaaggcaacAAAGGAAAAGACAGCTGCCAAGCGCAAGAAGCCAGCAGCCAAGAAGCCTGCCGGCCCTGCTAAGAAGCCCAAGAAAGTGGTGATAGTGAAGAAGAGAACCAAGAAGGCAAAGAAGCCAGCAGCCACAGAAGCCAAGAAAGCAGCCAAGAGTCTCAAGGGAGGCACACAGGCAGGCCATGCCAAGGAGGTAGTAAAGAGCCCAGCTAAGGTGAAGGTGGTGAAGGCCAAAGCAGCCAAGCCTAAGGCAGTCAAACCCAAAGTGGCCAAGGCAAAGAAGACAGTGCCAAAAAAGAAGTAA